Within Montipora foliosa isolate CH-2021 chromosome 3, ASM3666993v2, whole genome shotgun sequence, the genomic segment AAAATTTCCGAGCAGGTacaaccctaaccatttaccaatgctaataacattaggcctaaaaacttttctttaggcctaataagacctaaggttagctttaccGACtgttaggattctttctgtatttctgttCTTTTCGTTTCGTTACGCAAATTAGTGTAAGCCCTAATAAAGTTTATCTCATATACCCAACAATGGACTCCAAAATCAGCCAGCCCCAACATGAACAATGTTACATAAACCATGTCGTAAATACTCTTATTCTTTAGCCATCTCAGTTagatcagaaataacacacaaacagcggtgacaaacagatataaacgcatcctttttgaaattatcttttacttgacgtttcgtatgcttctgcatacatcttcagacCAGAACATGGTCCGCAAGAGCCGACGTATGATGACGATTAATTAATGCTttaaaatgctcagtttttcggtcatgcaatcgtcttttagtttgtccgatataaaaatcattgcgGTCCCAACAGGTAGCTCTATATACAATCTTGCTTTTGAAGTTTTGTTGCTTAAGACGTTGCTGTCACAAAACGGTTACCCCAGGGGTGTTGTTAATTACAGCATGAATGATGTcttacaaaagcaacaaaacaaaccattgaTCCCAACCATCAAagttcccaaaaagaaaattttcttagttGTGCCGTTTTTAGGGTGTAGTAGTTCCGCAAGACAAGAAAACACACAATATTTTAGGAACACAACGATTCTATTAGCAAGATGGCGGACTCTCGACAGCACATGGTTTTCCATGTCACGTGACGTAAACGTCACTGTCACTACACTACATCCCCCCATTACATAATACGAAACTTCCTGTCACGCAGATAGATAATGTCCAAATAATCAAAGTCCAATGTCCGGAAACTACAAACAAATATAAACTGGCATAAAGCCATCTACTCAGATTAGCACTGGATGTTTTGGAGTTAAAGCACAAAAGGACACAAAGTCACTCATCCATGCTGGAGGGCGCCTAACACGAGTAGGCCTTGAAGGAAGGGGACTTGCACTGGATTCAGGAGGTAGGGTAGGTTGCTTATCAACGTAGGTTGGCGGGGTCAAAGCAGTTGTTTCTAATTGTCTTCCAGTGGGCGTGTCCTCTTCCTCGTCTCCCTCAGTGGCAGGGTCCGGGTGGAAAAACTTTTTCATGTGGCTCGCGTTACGCAGCTTGGTATTTCCTTCATGATCTTGTATTAGGACGGCATTGCCCTTCTTTTCCACCACTTTGTATGGTAATGGTTCGAAATTGGGAGACAGTTTGT encodes:
- the LOC137994810 gene encoding uncharacterized protein; the protein is MGRRLKDKLPRVTIPSERITEAHWQQLLRERDQRGKRRQKEYADSKRLAQYSDIGEGDQILLKKSRDNKLSPNFEPLPYKVVEKKGNAVLIQDHEGNTKLRNASHMKKFFHPDPATEGDEEEDTPTGRQLETTALTPPTYVDKQPTLPPESSASPLPSRPTRVRRPPAWMSDFVSFCALTPKHPVLI